aaccaaatgtgtcttcggacgacgacgcagacgacatcataccattatacgatccccaAAAATTTTTGCGGTAGTATACAAACTAGACATTGACATATAAACCACAaaataaatgaggtcaaggtcaaatgtaCATTGTCGGAATCAAATCCATATTTACCGTACAatcattttatatacaaatacagTCATTTACCTTAATACAGTTTctgtaatgacaaaaccataaacactttacattgaaaaaagcaccatgaaattgaggtcaagtttaAAGTAACACAGCCAGACAGACGTGTGCACCTTACAATCATCCATACAAAATAGAGTACGTGGCTCTGTTACTTTTGTAGCTGAGAAACATACcaaatactatacaaatccttggcctAAGCATGcactggcggatccagaaattttcctaagtgggggcccactgactgcatAAGAGGGGCCCgatccggtcatgcttcagtgatttcctatatttttcccagaaaaggaggggggggggggtccgccTCTGGCATGAAAACCTCTATAATACAACTGCTTTGCTTGCAAAATGGAAGCAATTTGGGTTCTTGGTGCAATTTTGGTACTGTGACATAAGCCTAATGTTTGGACTATTATACTGTAATCTATGACAAATCGACCCTCTTTTTTcacaaactcgccccactttctAAAAAATcaccccactcttgtttaccaactcgccccaaCTATGAAACAGGCTAAAATCCCATTGCAAATAGGTTGGATAAAGATGCAATCCCGTTGTATATCTATGTCCCTGTCCCACTTCAATACCCATGAAACCATTAGAAAGTGCTATAAAACAAATTGTTGATATTTGAAATCCTTGAATTGTATGATAATGATTCAATTACAAGGTTTATTttcaacagagacatataatacaattattatatatattgtattatatgtctctgttttcAAGTTTTATACAAATAACTTAGCTTACAAGTATAAAGCTATTCTCCAATAATGATACGATTCGAACATGTATTTGCAATTATATTCTAAGAATGTTAAACATTACTTTTTCCGTgaataagtggggcgagttgactgGGGAAACATTAACGGGATTTAACTCTTTTCACAAGTGAGgcgattttgaaaaaaagtggggcgagttggtgaaaaactGGGGCGATTTAGTGTGGGGGCGTTTTGACAGTGcggcgatttgtcctgcttcctTGTAAGACAAGACAAATAAATGGGCTCCAGTTTTATAGTTCGTTGTGGTTTCctaataggattttttttattggttataAGTCTCATTTTagaaaaattatctccctttgtcatTGCTTCCGGTAgaagaaaaaattaacaaaaatgatcTCTAAAGATAAGTAATCCTGGATTTTCTGTGAAAATGGGACAGAAAGTATCTGGTTTGACCAATAAAGTAACAAGATCTGTTTCTTCGTTATTTTCCCACTCAGAAGAAACACAAGAATCATCCCTTGCTACTCAGAGAGCAACTCCGTTCGTCTATAAAAGAACAAGGTTagtctaaaatattttaaatatattaaactgTTCAAGTGTGGTGTTTGAAGaccatacatttttttacattgtataaatgtataaaaaattttGTATATCCAACctgaaatgcattttttttcgtTTCTTAACCGTCTCCTACAGGTGTATTCTCAACATACcattttaatatgaggcaggcattacctgtaaattatggggacgaagtctgtatgaattatttttttgtaacttaaaaatatttgttaaaaaaaagaaacggaaataccgtaacgtttccgactttggttctgttgttagggattttagttgtgacgttatttaaattatgacgtcatatgcaatgtaaacaaagaaacgctatcatcaggtaacgttttttcatatcaaggaattattaaaaatgaaattggtattgcgcgttccttcctattttatactcatgatactagactgataaatatacattttactcaaagtttcatacaaacgagaccggaaaaaggaagtacattgtacatttctgcgcaggtcagggatttcaaaacacgacaaaaaaaatttgaacgattttgagttcattagtacaatgaaaaatttgggaaattttcccttatttttttttttattgaattttctactgttattggggactccgtccccatataACATGCAACATACACCTTTTAAGGTGCATCTGAAGGAATTGCATGGCTGTACCTAggtatataaaagttatatgaagtctatgtttcagaaaattaatgaCTAACATGACTAACCTGGATTttgaagatagcaaaataaacaaacacacgagTTTCACTCAGTTATACATTTTAAATCACCTATACGGGTTTGTATTGAAGGGGATCATGTCTTTAGactttattctttaatttttcctTGGTATGTTTTTTTCAATGTCTTTGAATTTTTCTAAAATCTAACAATTCTTTTTCTTTCAGTTCTATGTTTTTTGATGAAGAAGGTGACCTTGCTCATGAATTTTATGAGGAGGTATTT
This sequence is a window from Mytilus edulis chromosome 1, xbMytEdul2.2, whole genome shotgun sequence. Protein-coding genes within it:
- the LOC139483284 gene encoding tumor suppressor candidate 2-like, giving the protein MGQKVSGLTNKVTRSVSSLFSHSEETQESSLATQRATPFVYKRTSSMFFDEEGDLAHEFYEEVFDAGHSRMKRQYKNLRPQGEVELPYPKLHPDLPIVMCELEAIR